In Vidua chalybeata isolate OUT-0048 chromosome 5, bVidCha1 merged haplotype, whole genome shotgun sequence, one genomic interval encodes:
- the LOC128788221 gene encoding histone H2B 5-like, producing MPEPAKSTSAPKKGSKKAVTKTQKKGDKKRHKSRKESYSIYVYKVLKQVHPDTGISSKAMGIMNSFVNDIFERIAGEASRLAHYNKRSTITSREIQTAVRLLLPGELAKHAVSEGTKAVTKYTSSK from the coding sequence ATGCCAGAGCCAGCAAAGTCAACCTCAGCTCCCAAAAAGGGCTCCAAGAAAGCTGTGACAAAGACCCAGAAGAAGGGTGATAAAAAGCGTcacaaaagcaggaaagagaGCTACTCCATCTATGTCTACAAGGTGCTGAAGCAGGTCCATCCTGACACTGGCATCTCCTCCAAGGCCATGGGCATCATGAACTCCTTCGTCAATGACATCTTTGAGCGCATTGCTGGAGAAGCCTCCCGCCTGGCCCATTACAACAAGCGTTCCACCATCACATCCCGGGAGATTCAGACAGCCGTGCgcctgctgctcccaggagagctggcCAAGCACGCGGTCTCAGAGGGCACCAAGGCTGTCACCAAGTACACGAGCTCCAAATAG